Proteins encoded together in one Argiope bruennichi chromosome 1, qqArgBrue1.1, whole genome shotgun sequence window:
- the LOC129963459 gene encoding putative transferase CAF17 homolog, mitochondrial produces MYFLRSFLKCKSIANIQQTCRNNFSTQDVIHIEHLKKRTILKLSGPDTMNYLQGMITNDVKKIDTEPSLYSLLLNPKGRVLYDLILYKISDAEYLVEYDSTGEDYLHKHLFMYRLRKNVKIEPLKNMSVWVIYKQNSDDTSCKNLNMQVISKYLDKTDKIIKYTDDPRISCLGIRIISKSDVNVQKSLELSGLNLIENGSYRLLRYKLGIGEGVLDHPPGNCLPFETNVDLLNGVSFTKGCYIGQEMTAKSNFVLSVRKRLMPIVLEDLNSYPIFPPECSILNEKRRKVGRLRSHLDQYGLGLLKYEECAKSEFLELDGFDIKLKAVRPKWWPSNLKSDKNEHIFL; encoded by the coding sequence ATGTATTTCTTAAGAAGTTTTCTGAAATGCAAAAGCATAGCTAATATCCAGCAAACTTGCAGAAATAACTTTTCAACTCAAGATGTTATTCATATTGAACACCTAAAGAAAAGAACTATTCTTAAATTATCGGGTCCAGACACAATGAATTACCTACAAGGTATGATTACAAACGATGTGAAAAAGATTGACACCGAGCCTTCGCTATATTCTCTTCTTTTAAATCCAAAGGGTAGAGTTTTATATGAtcttattttgtacaaaattagtGATGCTGAATATCTTGTTGAATATGATTCAACTGGTGAAGATTACTTGCACAAACATTTATTCATGTATAGActgagaaaaaatgttaaaatagaacCACTAAAAAACATGTCTGTTTGggtaatttataaacaaaacagTGATGATACTAGTTGCAAAAACTTGAATATGCAAGTTATAAGCAAATATTTGGATAAAAcagataaaatcataaaatacacTGATGATCCTAGAATTTCCTGCTTAGGTATACGAATCATTTCAAAAAGTGATGTAAATGTTCAAAAGTCCTTAGAACTTTCGggtttaaatttaatagaaaatggtTCTTATCGACTTTTAAGATACAAGTTAGGTATTGGAGAAGGTGTACTAGATCATCCTCCTGGCAATTGTTTGCCTTTTGAAACAAATGTTGATTTGCTGAATGGTGTTAGCTTTACAAAAGGGTGTTACATTGGCCAAGAAATGACTGCCAagtcaaattttgtattaagtgTAAGAAAAAGACTCATGCCTATTGTACTGGAAGATTTGAATTCTTATCCTATATTTCCTCCTGAATgtagtattttaaatgaaaaaaggcgGAAAGTTGGTCGTCTTCGAAGTCATTTAGACCAATATGGTTTGGGCCTGTTGAAATATGAAGAATGTGCAAAGTCTGAGTTTTTGGAGTTAGATggatttgatattaaattaaaagctgTAAGACCTAAATGGTGgccatcaaatttaaaaagtgataaaaatgaacatatttttctttga